A genome region from Anolis carolinensis isolate JA03-04 chromosome 6, rAnoCar3.1.pri, whole genome shotgun sequence includes the following:
- the LOC134292361 gene encoding uncharacterized protein LOC134292361: MFMFPTVKVPGDTTESLVCSFRSGCGELTLSQEYGHHPAVAVRCNMQVEDEELLGAGGGRSERATPETDAEFHQLAALASSTAYAQPNGVTQRRGVVRGDSTGGEEGSPSPGPQKMVFLEERMSAMETTLAVMSRAMERLAVLAEPERGRELRASSMWDVSMGSSQGFADLPAPKGREMRKEPGARPKIQTSLTRVEESDDEGEKPPRIPATLPTETLVPLANAGRGTGQREAAAGPTGPQGGLRRAENWGLPPQGPLPRREELRIEFGGESSELDFFLTTVRGYMEDNAHTFRTESSRVRAIGAVLKRGAASWYVQLHARRDPCLGSLRRFMGALETRFRDPLEQIRAREELKTVSQGQRSVSEYAEEFQCLAEKVPEWSAVTKIELFKEGLRREILSWAVHRDEPDTLRGWIQLAGRIETSLAQARRHRGGLQQRPQMKEGSRKEGSTPAGRRTEPTGNVSTSRRGCFVCGRLGHRAAECWQRKGEGGGPPKPRAVAGKRAEEEPPMRHHSGGLDEGEEDAMSEPCY; the protein is encoded by the exons atgttcatgtttcctacagtaaaagttcctggtgataccacagagagtctcgtgtgttcattcaggagcggctgtggtgagctgacactaagccaagaatacggacaccatcccgctgtagcggtgaggtgtaacatgcaagtggaggatgaagagctcttgggcgccggaggaggaaggtcggaaagggccactcccgagacggacgctgagttccaccagctggcggccctggcgtcatccaccgcttatgcccagccaaatggggtaacccagaggcgcggagtggtgcggggagatagcaccggaggagaggaaggttcaccttccccaggcccgcaaaagatggtgtttctggaggagaggatgtcggcgatggagaccaccctggcagtgatgtcgagggcgatggagcgcctggcggttttggcggagccggagcgaggaagggaactccgggctagctcaatgtgggacgtgagcatgggaagcagccagggctttgcagacctcccagcaccgaagggaagggaaatgcgaaaggagcccggtgcccggcccaagatccaaacgagcctgacgcgggtggaggagagtgacgacgaaggggaaaagcctccgagaatcccggctacgctcccaactgagaccctggtgcccctggcgaatgccgggcgtggcacaggacaaagggaagcagcagcggggcccactggcccgcaagggggcttgcgacgggcggagaattggggattgccaccacagggacccctaccgagacgagaggaactaaggatcgagtttgggggagagtcctctgaactggattttttcctgaccacggtgaggggctatatggaggacaatgcccacacttttagaacggaatccagccgggtacgggccattggtgcagtgttgaagaggggagcggccagctggtacgttcaactacacgcgcggcgcgacccatgtctggggtcactccgacgctttatgggggccctggagacccgtttccgagatccactggagcagatccgggcgagggaggagttgaagaccgtctcccaggggcagaggtcggtatctgagtatgcggaggagttccaatgcctcgctgaaaaggtgccggaatggtctgcagtgacaaagatagaactcttcaaagaggggctcaggcgggagatcctctcctgggcggtgcatcgtgatgagcctgacacactgcgcggatggattcagctggcggggcgcatcgagacatcgctggcccaggcgaggaggcaccgaggagggctacagcagcggccgcagatgaaagaggggagccggaaggagggatcaaccccagccgggaggagaacggagccgacagggaacgtgagcaccagcaggaggggctgcttcgtgtgcggccgtttgggccacagggctgccgagtgctggcagagaaaaggggaaggcggaggcccgcccaaaccaagagccgtggcagggaaacgcgccgaggaagaaccaccgatgaggcaccactcgggggggttg gacgaaggggaggaggacgccatgtcagaaccctgctactag